One window of Romeriopsis navalis LEGE 11480 genomic DNA carries:
- a CDS encoding glycosyltransferase — protein MKISVIIPTLNEAANLPGTLAGLNTPNIEIIVADGGSQDATIALAEQAGAKVIQSPPGRATQLNHGAAKATGEIYLFLHADTQLPPNWHALIIQTLAQTNT, from the coding sequence ATGAAGATTTCGGTCATTATTCCGACCCTGAATGAAGCCGCGAATTTACCCGGCACCTTAGCGGGACTCAACACCCCAAATATCGAAATCATTGTTGCCGATGGTGGGAGCCAAGATGCGACGATCGCGCTGGCCGAACAAGCTGGCGCCAAAGTCATCCAATCGCCACCCGGCAGAGCCACCCAGCTCAATCATGGCGCAGCAAAAGCCACTGGAGAAATCTATTTATTTCTCCATGCTGATACCCAGTTGCCACCCAATTGGCACGCGTTAATTATCCAAACACTCGCCCAGACCAACAC
- a CDS encoding TIGR04282 family arsenosugar biosynthesis glycosyltransferase: MLVIFARYPIAGQAKTRLIPALGAEGAAQLQRRMNQHTIAMATACAVPIQIRFCGGTATQLRQHLGNELNYQPQGDGDLGDRMANAFHDGFQQGHKQIVIIGTDCPFIDQAIIRTAFTALATHDLVIGPATDGGYYLIGLRQLLPELFQAIPWSTDAVLAKTLEIATANAVSYTLLPQLSDIDRPDDLAHLPAQLQ; the protein is encoded by the coding sequence ATGTTGGTGATTTTCGCCCGTTACCCCATCGCGGGTCAGGCCAAAACCCGCCTGATTCCGGCTTTGGGTGCCGAAGGTGCAGCGCAATTGCAGCGCCGGATGAATCAACATACCATCGCGATGGCCACGGCTTGCGCCGTCCCAATCCAAATTCGGTTTTGTGGTGGCACTGCGACCCAGCTCCGCCAGCACTTGGGCAATGAACTCAATTACCAGCCACAAGGCGACGGCGATCTCGGCGATCGTATGGCCAACGCTTTTCACGATGGCTTCCAGCAGGGGCACAAACAAATTGTGATCATTGGGACCGACTGCCCGTTTATCGATCAAGCCATCATCCGCACCGCCTTCACGGCATTGGCAACACACGACCTGGTCATCGGCCCCGCCACCGACGGCGGCTACTATCTCATCGGACTCCGCCAACTATTGCCGGAATTATTTCAAGCAATTCCCTGGAGTACCGATGCCGTTTTGGCCAAAACCTTAGAAATTGCCACTGCTAACGCTGTCAGCTATACATTACTGCCACAACTATCTGACATTGATCGCCCGGACGACTTAGCGCACCTCCCAGCCCAGCTCCAATGA
- a CDS encoding TetR/AcrR family transcriptional regulator codes for MDTSRRAHIGLAKRERTRAKLLEAAYQVFAAKELDAVTIDDIISAAGVARGTFYNYFETREDVLKAVVASLAEAMNQAVWSESTAIADPAERMAFAIRQFLHQAKRDATWGWLIVRIGLVAAPLTATIHQGVRSDLEAGIQQQRFQVDSVQAAIDLVMGTGLMAIRSILEGQTPSDYPEQIAKLILQTLGVAEPEAQAIVTQTLTPLKHDA; via the coding sequence ATGGATACTTCTCGTCGTGCCCACATTGGTTTAGCAAAGCGCGAACGCACGCGGGCAAAACTGCTAGAGGCGGCGTATCAAGTATTTGCCGCCAAAGAGCTGGACGCAGTGACGATCGACGACATCATTTCCGCCGCCGGTGTGGCACGGGGCACGTTTTATAACTACTTTGAAACGCGCGAAGACGTGTTGAAGGCCGTCGTCGCATCTCTGGCTGAGGCGATGAATCAAGCCGTTTGGTCGGAGTCAACAGCGATCGCCGATCCAGCTGAACGCATGGCATTTGCCATCCGCCAGTTCTTACATCAGGCGAAACGCGATGCCACTTGGGGATGGCTGATTGTGCGAATTGGCCTCGTGGCCGCACCCTTAACTGCAACAATTCACCAAGGGGTCCGATCGGACCTAGAGGCCGGCATCCAGCAGCAGCGATTTCAGGTCGATAGTGTCCAGGCAGCGATCGATCTCGTGATGGGCACCGGACTGATGGCGATTCGCAGCATTCTGGAAGGACAGACTCCATCGGATTATCCAGAACAGATCGCCAAGCTGATCCTCCAAACCCTGGGCGTGGCTGAACCTGAGGCCCAGGCAATCGTGACTCAGACATTAACCCCACTCAAACATGATGCGTAG
- a CDS encoding methyltransferase domain-containing protein, whose translation MTAIQTAQGATTPDNGTKVTDAQVTYDIEQAVRDRYAEGAKEAQAALCCPTDGYDGRYLKILPQEIIEKDYGCGDPTRYINEGETVVDLGSGAGKNCYIIAQKVGPTGQVIGVDVNEDMLALSRKYLSPIGDQIGYHNVSFVKGKIQDLALDWSAAQQWLEAHPIKTFESMVAFEAECDRLRQTQPLIDSASVDAVVSNCVLNLVRPKDKNQLFQEIFRVLKRGGRAVISDIVCDEPVTQEILNDPELWSGCISGAFQEAEFLEMFEAAGFHGIEILARQETPWQVINGIEFRSLTVQAYKGKQGECWDHNQAVIYKGPWKAVKDDDDHILYRGERMAVCEKTFNLYTDPQGPYHQDFIPVLPIEPVEPGQAKSFDCRDNAKRDPRETKGMDYNETVTNGESCC comes from the coding sequence ATGACTGCAATCCAAACTGCACAGGGTGCCACTACACCAGACAACGGCACCAAAGTTACAGATGCACAGGTTACTTACGACATCGAGCAAGCGGTCCGCGATCGCTACGCTGAAGGAGCCAAAGAAGCTCAAGCCGCACTCTGCTGCCCCACCGATGGCTATGACGGTCGGTATCTGAAGATCTTGCCACAGGAAATCATCGAAAAAGACTACGGCTGCGGCGACCCCACCCGCTACATCAACGAGGGCGAAACCGTCGTTGACCTCGGTTCTGGCGCAGGCAAAAACTGCTACATCATTGCCCAAAAAGTTGGCCCCACCGGACAAGTCATTGGGGTCGATGTGAATGAAGACATGCTGGCCTTATCCCGCAAATATTTGAGCCCGATTGGCGACCAAATCGGCTACCACAACGTTTCCTTCGTCAAAGGCAAAATCCAAGACCTCGCCCTGGACTGGAGCGCCGCCCAGCAGTGGCTCGAAGCCCACCCGATCAAAACCTTTGAAAGCATGGTCGCCTTTGAAGCTGAGTGCGATCGCCTACGCCAAACACAACCATTAATTGACAGCGCGAGCGTTGATGCAGTCGTCTCTAACTGCGTCTTAAACCTCGTTCGCCCCAAGGACAAAAATCAACTCTTCCAAGAAATCTTTCGCGTTCTCAAACGCGGTGGCCGCGCCGTGATTTCTGACATTGTGTGCGACGAACCCGTCACCCAAGAAATCCTCAACGACCCCGAACTCTGGAGCGGCTGCATCTCCGGCGCATTCCAAGAAGCCGAATTCCTCGAAATGTTTGAAGCTGCCGGCTTTCACGGCATCGAAATCCTGGCCCGCCAAGAAACGCCCTGGCAAGTCATTAATGGGATTGAATTTCGATCGCTCACCGTCCAAGCCTACAAAGGCAAACAAGGCGAATGCTGGGACCACAACCAAGCCGTCATCTACAAAGGCCCCTGGAAAGCCGTCAAAGACGACGACGACCATATTCTCTATCGCGGTGAACGGATGGCCGTCTGTGAGAAAACCTTCAACCTCTACACCGATCCTCAAGGGCCATATCATCAGGACTTCATCCCTGTGTTACCGATCGAACCGGTCGAGCCAGGTCAGGCAAAATCCTTCGACTGCCGTGACAACGCCAAGCGCGACCCCCGTGAAACCAAAGGTATGGACTACAACGAAACAGTCACAAACGGTGAGAGCTGCTGCTAA